A window from Nocardioides mesophilus encodes these proteins:
- a CDS encoding class I SAM-dependent methyltransferase, giving the protein MDARDWDERYAGTEMVWSAGPNQFVASELAGLRPGRAVDLAAGEGRNAIWLAEQGWEVTAVDFSLIGLEKGRRALAVHPAGADLHVDWVHSDVLEWTPGPVGYDLALMAYLQIPADQLHTAVRHAFTALVPGGTLFVVAHDSTNLTEGTGGPQDPDVLYTAEDVLAALDGERFDVERAERVARTVPAADGHGGEPERTAYDALVRLVRTA; this is encoded by the coding sequence ATGGACGCGCGCGACTGGGACGAGCGCTACGCCGGCACCGAGATGGTCTGGTCCGCCGGACCCAACCAGTTCGTCGCCTCCGAGCTGGCCGGGCTCCGGCCCGGCCGGGCGGTCGACCTGGCGGCCGGCGAGGGGCGCAACGCCATCTGGCTGGCCGAGCAGGGCTGGGAGGTCACCGCGGTCGACTTCTCCCTGATCGGCCTGGAGAAGGGCCGCCGCGCCCTCGCCGTCCATCCGGCCGGAGCCGACCTGCACGTCGACTGGGTCCACTCCGACGTCCTGGAGTGGACCCCCGGGCCGGTGGGCTACGACCTCGCGCTGATGGCATACCTGCAGATCCCGGCCGACCAGCTGCACACCGCCGTACGCCATGCCTTCACCGCGCTGGTGCCCGGCGGGACGCTCTTCGTGGTCGCCCACGACTCCACGAACCTCACCGAAGGCACGGGCGGACCGCAGGACCCCGACGTGCTCTACACCGCGGAGGACGTCCTCGCGGCGCTGGACGGAGAGCGCTTCGACGTCGAGCGGGCCGAGCGGGTGGCGCGCACCGTCCCCGCAGCGGACGGGCACGGGGGCGAGCCGGAGCGCACCGCCTACGACGCGCTGGTCCGCCTGGTCCGCACGGCCTGA
- a CDS encoding metal-sensitive transcriptional regulator produces the protein MQLPPEEMGSAINRLKRARGQLEGVIRMLESGRECEDVVTQLAAVSRALDRAGFSIVATGLKQCMTDGEINELDTAKMEKLFLSLA, from the coding sequence ATGCAGCTACCTCCCGAGGAGATGGGCTCCGCCATCAACCGGCTCAAGCGGGCCCGCGGCCAGCTCGAGGGCGTGATCCGGATGCTCGAGTCCGGCCGTGAGTGCGAGGACGTCGTCACCCAGCTCGCCGCGGTCAGCCGCGCCCTGGACCGGGCCGGCTTCTCCATCGTCGCCACCGGCCTCAAGCAGTGCATGACCGACGGCGAGATCAACGAGCTCGACACCGCCAAGATGGAGAAGCTCTTCCTCTCCCTCGCCTGA
- a CDS encoding DUF302 domain-containing protein yields the protein MRYTLDRRVPLPYAETVALVRAALADQGFGILTEIDIAATLKAKLDVDVPAQVILGACRPPLAHQALQVDPSVAALLPCNVVVRSLGDGESLVEAVDPQTMVTLTGNPGLGAVADDAGSRLTAALDALPPS from the coding sequence ATGCGCTACACGCTGGACCGGAGGGTCCCGCTGCCCTACGCGGAGACCGTCGCCCTGGTTCGCGCCGCCCTGGCCGACCAGGGCTTCGGGATCCTCACCGAGATCGACATCGCGGCCACGCTCAAGGCCAAGCTCGACGTCGACGTCCCCGCGCAGGTGATCCTCGGGGCCTGCCGGCCGCCGCTGGCGCACCAGGCCCTGCAGGTGGACCCCTCGGTCGCCGCGCTGCTGCCCTGCAACGTCGTCGTCCGCTCGCTCGGCGACGGGGAGTCCCTCGTCGAGGCCGTGGACCCGCAGACGATGGTCACCCTCACCGGCAACCCCGGGCTCGGCGCCGTCGCCGACGACGCCGGCTCCCGCCTCACCGCCGCGCTCGACGCCCTCCCCCCGTCCTGA
- the trxA gene encoding thioredoxin: MATTALTASSFEQTVSENDIVLVDFWASWCGPCRQFAPTFEKAADVNPDIVFGKVDTEAEQALARAANITSIPTLMAFREGVLVFSQPGALPPQALDQVIDAVRSLDMDEVHSQVAQQQKQAEG; the protein is encoded by the coding sequence ATGGCTACGACCGCTCTGACCGCCTCCAGCTTCGAGCAGACCGTCTCCGAGAACGACATCGTCCTCGTGGACTTCTGGGCCTCGTGGTGCGGCCCGTGCCGTCAGTTCGCGCCCACCTTCGAGAAGGCCGCTGACGTCAACCCCGACATCGTGTTCGGCAAGGTGGACACCGAGGCCGAGCAGGCGCTCGCCCGCGCCGCGAACATCACCTCCATCCCGACGCTGATGGCCTTCCGCGAGGGCGTCCTCGTCTTCTCCCAGCCGGGCGCGCTGCCGCCGCAGGCCCTCGACCAGGTCATCGACGCGGTCCGCAGCCTCGACATGGACGAGGTGCACAGCCAGGTCGCCCAGCAGCAGAAGCAGGCTGAGGGCTGA
- a CDS encoding DUF3140 domain-containing protein translates to MAEDLVPDELWEEFHRVVNMTSRELADWLRVRSAEEEAEVLPDQAGTPTGQQVLHILGKRRTDLTPDDVRVMEKVVRRVHDQRRDDLEPTAGDDAWRHKLMSIGHDPLKPAG, encoded by the coding sequence ATGGCTGAGGACCTGGTGCCCGACGAGCTGTGGGAGGAGTTCCACCGGGTGGTGAACATGACCTCGCGGGAGCTCGCCGACTGGCTCCGCGTGCGCAGCGCCGAGGAGGAGGCCGAGGTGTTGCCCGATCAGGCCGGCACCCCGACCGGGCAGCAGGTGCTGCACATCCTCGGCAAGCGCCGCACCGACCTGACCCCGGACGACGTCCGGGTCATGGAGAAGGTCGTCCGCAGGGTCCACGACCAGCGCCGCGACGACCTCGAGCCGACCGCCGGCGACGACGCGTGGCGGCACAAGCTGATGAGCATCGGCCACGACCCGTTGAAGCCGGCCGGCTGA
- a CDS encoding MBL fold metallo-hydrolase produces MSSLTFVGTATTLLRLGPFTVLTDPNFLHRGQRAYLGKGLWSRRLTEPAIQPDALPELDAVVLSHLHGDHFDRVAKAGLARSQPVLTTPAAARRLDRWGFATVGLRTWESRTLTRGEQTLTVTALPAVHARGVMGALLPR; encoded by the coding sequence ATGAGCAGCCTCACCTTCGTCGGGACGGCCACCACGCTGCTCCGGCTCGGCCCGTTCACGGTGCTCACCGACCCGAACTTCCTGCACCGCGGCCAGCGTGCCTACCTGGGCAAGGGGCTGTGGTCGCGGCGGCTGACCGAGCCGGCGATCCAGCCGGACGCGCTGCCCGAGCTGGACGCCGTGGTGCTCTCGCACCTGCACGGGGACCACTTCGACCGGGTCGCGAAAGCCGGCCTGGCCCGCTCGCAGCCGGTGCTGACCACCCCGGCTGCCGCCCGACGGCTCGACCGGTGGGGCTTCGCGACGGTCGGCCTGCGCACCTGGGAGTCCCGCACGCTGACCCGCGGCGAACAGACGCTGACCGTCACCGCGCTGCCTGCCGTCCACGCCCGCGGCGTGATGGGTGCCCTGCTGCCCCGGTGA
- a CDS encoding MBL fold metallo-hydrolase — protein sequence MLELRNGADMTGRVYVSGDTLTGDHVDEISERFPDIDAAVVHLGGTRVLFHTVTMDAEQGVDFLRRARPTEAVPVHYDDYGVFRSPLADFERLAGRSGLPTEVRSVRRGETLTLFQNAGRPA from the coding sequence ATGCTGGAGCTGCGGAACGGCGCCGACATGACCGGCCGGGTCTACGTCAGCGGCGACACCCTGACCGGCGACCACGTCGACGAGATCAGCGAACGCTTCCCCGACATCGACGCCGCGGTGGTGCACCTGGGCGGCACCCGGGTGCTGTTCCACACGGTCACGATGGACGCCGAGCAGGGCGTGGACTTCCTGCGCCGGGCGCGGCCCACCGAGGCGGTGCCGGTGCACTACGACGACTACGGCGTCTTCCGCTCCCCGCTCGCCGACTTCGAGCGGCTCGCCGGCCGGTCCGGGTTGCCGACCGAGGTCCGGTCGGTGCGGCGCGGGGAGACGCTCACCCTGTTCCAGAACGCCGGTCGTCCCGCGTGA
- a CDS encoding RecQ family ATP-dependent DNA helicase: MSAGGAADGGAAAGRIRETARRVFGHSSLLPGQGEAMRALLGGHDVLLVSPTGSGKSLTYQVAGVLLEGCTVVVSPLLALQHDQILGLEDGGARTRAVRISSEESPAEHEDALERVRAGEVEFLFLSPEQLANDDVRSAVAALRPSLVAVDEAHCVSAWGHDFRPDYFRLGELIEELGSPRVVAMTATAAPPVREDIVERLHLREHRLVVTGFERENIALSVQRSATVEQQRRAALEAVAATEGSGIVYCRTRKATEEYAAAIEEQGRSVAIYHAGLPRKARAQAHERFMDGEVEVMVATSAFGMGIDKPDIRFVVHAQVPESPDTYYQEVGRAGRDGEPAAATLMYRPEDLSLGRFFTGGVPKRDDVAAVVAAVRRLGDDDRLRIQERTGLGPRKVGRILNLLDLEEHVPSAARPSDLVDAVLERAEGHRKLQHSRVEMMRGYAETTRCRSDFLLAYFGEEQAEPCGDCDNCVAGTATSGDWRHPDLPLQGRVRHDEFGEGTVTDVEEDRVTVLFEDVGYRTLSLALVREHELLETL, translated from the coding sequence GTGAGCGCGGGTGGCGCAGCCGACGGTGGCGCCGCCGCCGGCCGGATCCGGGAGACCGCCCGGCGGGTCTTCGGGCACAGCAGCCTGCTGCCCGGACAGGGCGAGGCGATGCGGGCGCTGCTGGGCGGCCACGACGTCCTGCTGGTCTCCCCGACCGGCTCGGGGAAGTCGCTGACCTACCAGGTCGCAGGCGTGCTGCTGGAGGGCTGCACCGTCGTCGTCTCGCCGCTGCTGGCGCTGCAGCACGACCAGATCCTCGGCCTGGAGGACGGCGGAGCGCGGACCCGTGCGGTGCGGATCAGCTCGGAGGAGTCGCCCGCGGAGCACGAGGACGCGCTCGAGCGGGTGCGCGCCGGCGAGGTGGAGTTCCTGTTCCTGTCCCCGGAGCAGCTGGCCAACGACGACGTACGCTCCGCCGTCGCAGCGCTCCGGCCCAGCCTGGTCGCCGTCGACGAGGCGCACTGCGTCTCCGCCTGGGGGCACGACTTCCGGCCCGACTACTTCCGGCTCGGCGAGCTCATCGAGGAGCTGGGCTCGCCGCGGGTGGTGGCGATGACCGCGACCGCGGCGCCGCCGGTGCGCGAGGACATCGTGGAGCGGCTGCACCTGCGCGAGCACCGGCTCGTCGTGACCGGCTTCGAGCGGGAGAACATCGCGCTCTCGGTGCAGCGCTCCGCCACCGTCGAGCAGCAGCGGCGGGCGGCGCTGGAGGCCGTCGCGGCGACCGAGGGGTCAGGCATCGTCTACTGCCGGACCCGGAAGGCGACCGAGGAGTACGCCGCCGCCATCGAGGAGCAGGGGAGGTCGGTCGCGATCTACCACGCCGGCCTACCCCGCAAGGCCCGCGCCCAGGCGCACGAGCGGTTCATGGACGGGGAGGTCGAGGTGATGGTCGCGACCTCGGCGTTCGGGATGGGCATCGACAAGCCAGACATCCGGTTCGTGGTCCACGCCCAGGTGCCGGAGTCCCCGGACACCTACTACCAGGAGGTCGGCCGCGCCGGCCGGGACGGCGAGCCTGCCGCCGCGACGCTGATGTACCGGCCCGAGGACCTCTCCCTGGGCCGGTTCTTCACCGGCGGCGTCCCGAAGCGGGACGACGTGGCCGCGGTGGTGGCAGCGGTACGGCGGCTCGGTGACGACGACCGCTTGCGGATCCAGGAGCGGACCGGCCTCGGGCCCCGGAAGGTCGGCCGGATCCTCAACCTGCTGGACCTCGAGGAGCACGTGCCGTCCGCAGCGCGGCCCTCCGACCTGGTGGATGCCGTGCTGGAGCGCGCGGAGGGACACCGCAAGCTGCAGCACTCGCGCGTGGAGATGATGCGCGGCTACGCCGAGACGACCCGCTGCCGCTCCGACTTCCTGCTCGCCTACTTCGGTGAGGAGCAGGCCGAGCCGTGCGGCGACTGCGACAACTGCGTGGCCGGCACCGCGACGAGCGGCGACTGGCGGCATCCCGACCTCCCGCTGCAAGGGCGGGTGCGCCACGACGAGTTCGGCGAGGGCACGGTCACCGACGTGGAGGAGGACCGGGTCACGGTGCTGTTCGAGGACGTCGGCTACCGCACG